A single window of Sulfurovum riftiae DNA harbors:
- a CDS encoding DUF4006 family protein: MAENTNRGVFGIHGVTGMLIATVLLLSILVFLTVWGLGVQQKSATNPYDPTPITSNLDNVKMISKDNANFAFKDAK; encoded by the coding sequence ATGGCAGAAAATACAAACAGAGGTGTATTTGGTATACACGGTGTTACAGGTATGCTGATCGCAACGGTACTTCTTTTGAGTATCCTTGTTTTCCTCACAGTGTGGGGACTTGGTGTACAGCAGAAATCAGCAACAAATCCTTACGATCCAACGCCTATTACAAGCAATTTGGACAACGTGAAGATGATCAGCAAAGACAATGCGAATTTCGCATTCAAAGATGCTAAGTAA
- a CDS encoding c-type cytochrome, with the protein MNALMAKGLLFAAVLIGATIYVVKSMNIDLSDPINMITMIGAIAIAVLTVGVSIKYINQMKTDTASGELADENWDGIGEYKNELPSGWAFSFLGTLIWALWYWTMGYPVNAFSQIGQWNEEVKAYNQKFEETHKNADAATLQEMGESVFLVQCAPCHGTTGDGLSGKAQDFGSRMSKEQVLYTIKNGSNQLGYQMGAMPPMMAQGKDAEDIAAYIAGGMKGEQPAAFAACASCHGPDGKGMNGMAPNLAAYDNTLVSHVIEHGKKGKIGRMPSFKTMLTPVQQKALAVYIQSLSK; encoded by the coding sequence ATGAATGCATTAATGGCAAAAGGTCTACTCTTTGCAGCAGTGCTTATCGGTGCTACGATCTATGTAGTCAAATCGATGAACATTGACCTGAGTGATCCTATCAACATGATTACAATGATCGGTGCTATAGCGATCGCAGTATTGACGGTAGGTGTATCTATCAAATATATCAACCAGATGAAAACAGATACAGCAAGCGGTGAGCTTGCAGACGAGAACTGGGACGGTATCGGCGAATATAAGAATGAACTTCCAAGCGGTTGGGCTTTCTCTTTCCTCGGTACACTTATCTGGGCACTCTGGTACTGGACAATGGGGTATCCGGTAAATGCTTTCAGTCAGATCGGACAGTGGAACGAAGAGGTTAAAGCATATAACCAGAAGTTCGAAGAAACACACAAAAATGCTGATGCGGCAACGCTTCAGGAGATGGGTGAATCCGTATTCCTCGTACAGTGTGCACCATGTCACGGTACAACAGGTGACGGACTTTCAGGTAAAGCACAGGACTTCGGTAGCAGAATGAGTAAAGAGCAGGTTCTTTACACAATCAAGAACGGTTCGAACCAGCTTGGTTACCAGATGGGTGCGATGCCTCCAATGATGGCACAGGGTAAAGATGCTGAAGATATCGCAGCATACATTGCCGGCGGTATGAAGGGTGAGCAGCCTGCAGCATTTGCAGCATGTGCATCTTGTCACGGTCCTGACGGTAAAGGTATGAACGGTATGGCTCCGAACCTTGCAGCGTATGACAATACATTGGTAAGTCATGTGATAGAACATGGTAAGAAAGGTAAGATTGGAAGAATGCCTTCTTTCAAGACTATGCTCACACCGGTTCAGCAGAAAGCATTGGCTGTCTATATTCAGTCTTTGTCAAAGTAA
- a CDS encoding cytochrome c oxidase, cbb3-type, CcoQ subunit, protein MGIRELQGYASFFMTIFLVVMLYGYIVYLYRSEKKGEKDYEKLGNIALDDEIDSTPVNSSDPLPDEKKERNK, encoded by the coding sequence ATGGGTATTAGAGAACTTCAAGGCTATGCCAGTTTCTTTATGACCATTTTCTTGGTAGTGATGTTATATGGGTATATCGTGTACCTCTATAGAAGTGAAAAAAAAGGTGAGAAAGATTACGAAAAACTGGGGAACATCGCGCTCGATGACGAGATCGACAGTACTCCTGTGAATTCAAGTGATCCTCTTCCTGACGAAAAAAAGGAGCGAAATAAATGA
- the ccoO gene encoding cytochrome-c oxidase, cbb3-type subunit II translates to MFHWLEKNPFFFAVGVFLVIAFAGIIEILPNFAEASRPVAGLRPFTVLELAGKNVYMKDQCIACHSQLIRPFKAETDRYGQYSLSGEYAYDRPFLWGSKRTGPDLHRVGNYRTTDWHENHMWEPTSVVPGSIMPAYKHQFTNIADIETAYAEAVTVKNVFKTPYGDNIQPGKEAWEAYKPKVLAEAQKIAANMKNKDVKDAVAAGKIPEVVALIAYLNSLGTSRYEAKK, encoded by the coding sequence ATGTTTCATTGGTTAGAAAAAAATCCATTCTTCTTTGCGGTAGGAGTCTTTTTGGTTATCGCATTCGCAGGTATCATCGAGATTCTGCCAAACTTCGCTGAGGCTTCAAGACCGGTTGCAGGTCTTCGACCTTTTACAGTACTTGAGCTTGCAGGTAAGAACGTATACATGAAAGATCAGTGTATAGCGTGTCACTCGCAGTTGATCCGTCCATTTAAAGCGGAAACTGACAGATACGGTCAATATTCACTCTCCGGAGAGTATGCCTATGACAGACCGTTCCTTTGGGGTTCCAAAAGAACAGGTCCGGACCTTCACCGTGTAGGTAACTACAGAACGACTGACTGGCATGAAAACCACATGTGGGAGCCAACATCAGTTGTTCCTGGGTCTATTATGCCGGCATATAAACATCAGTTTACGAACATTGCTGATATCGAGACAGCCTATGCTGAAGCGGTTACAGTGAAAAATGTATTCAAAACACCATACGGTGACAATATTCAGCCAGGCAAAGAAGCTTGGGAAGCGTATAAGCCAAAAGTATTGGCAGAAGCACAGAAGATCGCTGCCAACATGAAAAACAAAGATGTCAAGGATGCTGTTGCAGCAGGAAAAATTCCTGAAGTGGTAGCACTTATTGCATATCTTAACAGTCTTGGTACAAGTAGATATGAGGCAAAAAAGTAA
- the ccoN gene encoding cytochrome-c oxidase, cbb3-type subunit I translates to MQSNAALEYDYSVAKLFTYTTILFGFLGMLIGTLIASQLAFPELNYLIGEYGTFSRLRPLHTNIVIYGFTLSGVWATFYYSAQRVLKVSMAESKFIMFIGKLHFWLYFVGALIAVITLLLGFTQAKEYAQFEWPIDIVIVLIWVLWGVAMFGLIGIRREKALYISMWYYIACFLGIAMLYLFNNMSVPTYFAAGGVGNILHSVSMYSGTNDALVQWWFGHNAVAFGFTVPIVAMIYYFLPKESGQAVYSYKLSLLSFWGLMFVYLWAGSHHLLWSTVPDWMQTMGSVFSVVLILPSWGSAINMLLTMKGEWNQLTENPLIKFMVLASTFYMLSTLEGPIQAIKSVNAIAHFTDWIPGHVHDGVLGWVVFMIMAALFHMAPRMFKREIYSKKLLEAQFWLQTTAVVLYFTSMWIAGITQGMMWRAVDEYGNLMYSFIDTVTVLHPYYAIRALSGVMYLTGFLMFAYNMIKTMSSSRELSEEPQFRSPMA, encoded by the coding sequence ATGCAATCAAACGCAGCATTGGAATATGATTATTCCGTAGCAAAATTGTTCACTTATACAACGATTTTGTTTGGATTTCTTGGTATGCTGATTGGTACGCTTATCGCGTCACAATTGGCATTTCCAGAACTTAACTACTTAATTGGTGAATATGGGACATTCTCTAGATTGAGACCACTTCACACAAATATTGTGATCTACGGGTTCACATTGAGTGGTGTATGGGCGACTTTCTATTACTCTGCACAAAGAGTATTGAAAGTATCTATGGCAGAATCAAAGTTCATCATGTTCATTGGTAAACTTCACTTCTGGCTTTACTTTGTAGGTGCACTTATCGCTGTTATCACGCTTCTTCTTGGGTTCACTCAAGCAAAAGAGTATGCGCAGTTCGAGTGGCCGATAGATATCGTAATTGTTCTCATTTGGGTACTTTGGGGTGTAGCAATGTTCGGTCTTATCGGAATCAGAAGAGAGAAAGCACTTTATATCTCTATGTGGTACTACATCGCATGTTTCCTTGGTATCGCCATGCTTTACCTCTTCAACAACATGTCTGTACCAACATACTTTGCAGCAGGCGGCGTAGGTAACATCCTTCACTCTGTTTCTATGTACTCAGGTACCAACGATGCCCTGGTTCAGTGGTGGTTCGGACACAATGCGGTTGCATTCGGATTCACTGTGCCTATCGTTGCGATGATCTACTACTTCCTTCCAAAAGAGTCCGGACAGGCGGTTTATTCCTATAAACTCTCTCTTCTCTCTTTCTGGGGTCTTATGTTCGTTTACCTTTGGGCCGGTTCACACCACCTTCTCTGGTCAACAGTGCCAGACTGGATGCAGACAATGGGATCGGTATTCTCGGTAGTACTTATTCTTCCATCTTGGGGTTCAGCGATCAACATGCTCCTTACAATGAAAGGTGAGTGGAACCAGTTGACTGAAAACCCACTGATCAAATTCATGGTATTGGCATCTACATTCTATATGCTTTCTACACTTGAAGGTCCTATCCAGGCGATCAAGTCAGTCAATGCGATCGCACACTTTACAGACTGGATTCCTGGACACGTTCACGATGGTGTACTTGGTTGGGTTGTATTCATGATCATGGCTGCACTCTTCCACATGGCTCCACGTATGTTCAAAAGAGAGATTTACTCCAAGAAACTGCTTGAAGCACAGTTTTGGCTTCAGACAACAGCGGTTGTTCTCTACTTTACTTCTATGTGGATCGCAGGTATCACACAGGGTATGATGTGGAGAGCGGTCGATGAGTATGGTAACTTGATGTATTCATTCATCGATACAGTTACAGTACTTCACCCATACTATGCGATTAGAGCGCTTTCAGGTGTTATGTACCTGACAGGATTCTTGATGTTCGCTTACAATATGATTAAAACTATGTCTTCTTCAAGAGAGCTTTCTGAAGAACCACAGTTCAGATCACCTATGGCATAA